In Salisediminibacterium beveridgei, one DNA window encodes the following:
- a CDS encoding LacI family DNA-binding transcriptional regulator: MKSITIADVAKQSNVSKSTVSQYLNQRYQYMGEETKLRIENAIEELGYRPNIVARSLKQKSTTTIGVIVANILHAFSTQVIRAIEDVCHEHDFHTIVCNADDDPEKEKNYIEMLHAKQVDGLIIFPTGGNTALFKRMKKSQYPLVIMDRLLEDLAFPAVILDNEAAASLAVDHFVDRGYRSIGIMTTSITRNITPRVDRIKGYKKALEKHGIPVKDDYIRSLDLQHFEAALEEMLSLQAPPRALLAGNDLALMEILKFIKKKSLRIPEDVALIGIDDVSFASFYNPALTAVSQPAFKMGEKAAELLMKKIQDENGAIDEEVHRFEPELIERDSC; the protein is encoded by the coding sequence ATGAAGTCAATTACGATTGCAGATGTTGCAAAGCAGTCCAATGTTTCGAAGAGTACCGTGTCGCAATACTTGAACCAGAGATATCAATATATGGGCGAAGAAACAAAGCTTCGGATCGAGAATGCCATTGAAGAACTGGGGTATCGCCCGAACATTGTGGCCCGGAGTTTAAAACAGAAATCGACCACAACCATCGGCGTCATTGTGGCAAATATTCTTCATGCGTTTTCAACGCAGGTCATCCGGGCCATTGAGGATGTGTGTCACGAACATGACTTTCATACAATAGTCTGTAACGCCGATGACGATCCGGAAAAAGAAAAGAATTACATCGAGATGCTGCATGCCAAACAAGTCGATGGGCTCATCATTTTTCCCACCGGGGGAAACACGGCGTTATTCAAACGAATGAAAAAGAGTCAATACCCCTTGGTAATTATGGACCGGCTGCTGGAGGATCTCGCTTTTCCGGCAGTCATCCTGGATAACGAGGCAGCTGCTTCATTGGCCGTTGATCATTTCGTGGACCGGGGCTACCGGAGCATCGGGATCATGACGACATCGATCACGCGCAATATCACGCCCCGGGTTGATCGGATCAAGGGGTACAAAAAGGCGCTCGAAAAGCACGGGATTCCGGTGAAGGATGACTATATCAGGAGTCTGGATCTGCAACATTTCGAAGCGGCGCTTGAAGAGATGCTTTCCCTGCAGGCGCCGCCTCGGGCATTGTTGGCGGGGAATGATCTGGCATTAATGGAAATACTGAAATTCATCAAGAAAAAGTCTTTACGAATCCCAGAAGATGTTGCGCTGATCGGTATTGATGATGTATCTTTTGCCAGCTTCTACAATCCGGCACTGACAGCGGTGTCCCAGCCGGCATTCAAAATGGGCGAAAAAGCGGCAGAACTCCTGATGAAAAAAATCCAGGACGAAAATGGAGCGATTGATGAAGAAGTCCACCGCTTTGAGCCGGAATTGATTGAAAGAGATTCATGTTGA
- a CDS encoding sugar kinase, with amino-acid sequence MKDVITLGDAMITFNPAVKGPMKYVQSFHRNVGGAELNFAIGCARLGLSTGWISRLGNDEFGRHILNFVRGEGVDISEVKLVDGYPTSLNFKEIMEDGSGRTFYYREKSPTETLTVDSLNEEYIRQAKVLHVTGVFAAVDQHKNVELIKKACSLAKKHNVLVSLDPNIRLKLWSKEEARTALTTILPDVDVLLTGTDEAELLFGVTEMDDVLAKCREFGIRYGAIKLGSDGAAGFDPDQVIHKGAVKPRKVVDTVGAGDGFDAGFIYGLLQNWDLDKILRFANTIGAMVVSVSGDNEGLPYLEDVLVETGEKKFIER; translated from the coding sequence TTGAAGGATGTCATTACACTGGGTGATGCGATGATTACATTTAACCCGGCGGTGAAAGGGCCAATGAAATATGTCCAGTCGTTTCACCGGAATGTTGGAGGGGCAGAGCTGAATTTTGCCATAGGCTGTGCCCGGCTCGGTTTATCAACCGGATGGATCAGCAGACTCGGAAATGATGAGTTTGGGCGGCATATCCTGAACTTTGTCAGAGGGGAAGGGGTGGACATCTCGGAAGTGAAGCTTGTGGACGGTTACCCGACCTCACTCAATTTCAAGGAAATTATGGAAGACGGCAGTGGGAGAACATTCTATTACCGGGAGAAATCACCGACAGAAACCCTGACTGTGGATTCGTTAAACGAAGAATACATCAGACAGGCGAAGGTTCTTCACGTCACAGGCGTGTTTGCAGCGGTGGATCAGCATAAAAATGTTGAGCTCATTAAAAAAGCGTGTTCGCTGGCGAAAAAACATAACGTTCTGGTGTCGCTCGACCCGAATATACGGCTGAAGCTGTGGAGTAAAGAAGAAGCGAGGACCGCACTGACGACGATTCTACCCGACGTTGATGTGCTATTGACCGGTACAGACGAAGCGGAACTGCTCTTTGGGGTAACGGAGATGGACGACGTTTTGGCCAAGTGCCGTGAATTCGGGATCCGCTACGGGGCTATCAAACTTGGGAGCGACGGTGCTGCCGGTTTTGATCCTGATCAGGTGATCCATAAAGGCGCAGTCAAGCCCAGGAAAGTGGTCGATACCGTGGGGGCAGGCGATGGATTTGATGCCGGGTTTATCTATGGGCTGCTGCAAAACTGGGACCTCGATAAGATCCTCCGGTTTGCGAATACCATCGGGGCGATGGTGGTCAGCGTATCCGGCGATAACGAAGGGCTGCCTTATCTGGAAGATGTTCTTGTTGAGACGGGTGAAAAGAAATTTATCGAGAGGTGA
- the hxlA gene encoding 3-hexulose-6-phosphate synthase — protein sequence MKRNLSRGDIMILQLALDRLERDQCFDLLEQTNRQIDWIEVGTGVIKEYGMAIVREIRQKYPHHRIVADMKTCDAGEHEAKQAFEAGADVVTVMAFAADATITAMLDVAKQYEKEVMVDLLQVTDHRRVSELKQLGVTLVSLHIGKDMQQEAGLTVSAFDLVKNAGLTVSVAGGINASTLPAVVTQAPDIVIVGSAITGADSPVEESRKLKGMLT from the coding sequence GTGAAAAGAAATTTATCGAGAGGTGACATCATGATTCTTCAATTGGCTTTGGACAGACTTGAACGGGATCAATGCTTTGACCTGCTTGAACAGACGAACCGGCAAATCGACTGGATTGAGGTCGGAACCGGTGTGATTAAAGAGTACGGGATGGCGATTGTCCGGGAGATCAGACAGAAGTACCCGCATCACCGGATCGTGGCGGATATGAAGACGTGTGATGCCGGCGAACACGAAGCAAAACAGGCTTTTGAAGCCGGGGCGGACGTTGTGACGGTCATGGCCTTTGCCGCTGATGCCACCATCACCGCCATGCTCGACGTCGCGAAACAGTATGAAAAAGAAGTGATGGTGGATCTGCTGCAGGTCACCGATCATCGCAGAGTGAGTGAATTAAAACAGCTTGGCGTTACGCTCGTCAGTCTTCATATCGGGAAGGATATGCAACAGGAAGCAGGGCTGACGGTCAGTGCGTTTGACCTTGTGAAGAACGCGGGATTAACCGTCTCGGTTGCAGGAGGCATCAATGCCTCGACCCTTCCTGCGGTCGTCACGCAGGCACCTGATATCGTCATTGTCGGAAGTGCCATCACCGGTGCAGATTCACCGGTGGAGGAAAGCCGGAAACTGAAAGGGATGCTGACATGA
- the hxlB gene encoding 6-phospho-3-hexuloisomerase, producing the protein MKETVKAVVNEVKGVLDQVDEQQAIALGREIIKANRIFITGEGRSGLMGKAVAMRLVHAGFTVYVTGETITPSIQSGDLLLAISGSGSTEGSYQYARTAKKMDARVFLVTTAEESTIGEVSDGVLIFPAATKFRKSHEPDTIQPLGNQFDQSVHLLLDAVIIWVTRQTAGSEDVNQQMASRHANLE; encoded by the coding sequence ATGAAAGAAACCGTAAAAGCAGTGGTCAACGAAGTGAAGGGCGTGTTGGATCAGGTGGATGAACAGCAGGCCATCGCGCTGGGCCGGGAAATCATCAAGGCAAACCGGATTTTCATCACAGGCGAAGGTCGCTCAGGCCTGATGGGTAAAGCTGTTGCGATGCGCCTCGTGCACGCAGGGTTCACAGTCTATGTTACCGGTGAAACAATCACACCGAGTATTCAAAGCGGGGATTTATTACTTGCGATTTCCGGGTCCGGTTCCACTGAAGGCAGCTATCAATATGCGAGGACAGCGAAAAAAATGGACGCCAGGGTGTTCCTGGTGACAACAGCTGAAGAGTCAACCATCGGTGAGGTGAGTGATGGGGTCCTGATTTTTCCAGCGGCGACCAAATTCAGAAAGAGTCATGAACCGGATACGATACAGCCTTTAGGCAATCAATTTGATCAGTCGGTTCACCTTCTGCTGGACGCGGTGATTATTTGGGTGACCCGGCAAACGGCCGGTTCGGAGGATGTCAATCAGCAAATGGCATCGCGGCACGCAAATCTGGAGTGA
- a CDS encoding bifunctional 4-hydroxy-2-oxoglutarate aldolase/2-dehydro-3-deoxy-phosphogluconate aldolase, with the protein MNNVEALQKQQLVAVIREASEDNIIDIVSALSKGGIHAVEITAETRGVSKLIDLVVTHFGRDVYVGAGTVLDGETARSVIMAGASFVVSPTVNSDTIRMTKRYGVISIPGALTPTEILTAYESGADMVKIFPANVFGPGYVKSLKGPFPTIPFMVTGGIHLDNVAEYSAKGGVVIGIGSNLVNPNHLHNEEDFAALTKEARRYVEALKKES; encoded by the coding sequence ATGAACAATGTGGAAGCACTGCAAAAACAGCAGCTGGTTGCAGTTATTCGCGAAGCGAGCGAAGACAACATTATCGATATTGTAAGCGCTTTATCGAAAGGGGGGATTCATGCCGTTGAGATCACTGCGGAAACACGCGGGGTGTCAAAGCTGATCGATCTGGTCGTTACGCATTTCGGAAGGGACGTTTATGTTGGCGCCGGGACAGTCCTTGATGGTGAAACCGCCCGGAGCGTGATTATGGCAGGTGCAAGCTTTGTGGTCTCACCGACCGTGAATTCGGACACGATTCGTATGACAAAACGGTACGGGGTCATCAGTATTCCAGGGGCGTTGACGCCAACGGAAATCCTCACAGCGTATGAGAGCGGCGCGGACATGGTGAAAATTTTTCCGGCAAATGTATTTGGACCGGGCTATGTAAAGAGTTTGAAAGGGCCCTTCCCTACGATTCCGTTCATGGTAACTGGCGGGATTCATTTGGATAATGTTGCTGAGTATTCTGCTAAAGGGGGTGTCGTGATAGGGATTGGGAGTAACCTTGTCAACCCGAACCATCTTCATAATGAAGAAGATTTTGCTGCATTGACGAAGGAAGCCAGACGTTATGTAGAGGCACTGAAAAAGGAATCATGA
- a CDS encoding TRAP transporter substrate-binding protein, whose product MLKKVVMMLVLLTAILVIAACGNNNEEVDNTGAADNSNEEQNNNDQNADAEADDGDSIKIIAAHNQTDPENPYQDGLLAFKEAAESESGGSIEVEVHAGTLGTDEAELVESLQVGGADVVLVSPGFMSNTGIREIDLFALPYLFESYEHWEQTVDGEVGDEIAQIVQEESDDLFKMIGYWTAGVRHYYGKQPLESIDDLDGMTIRTQTSGVVADFWSQTGAVPTDVDWGELYQALQQNVVDSAENAYPYFVQQNHHETDNGRYTTETGHDYTTRFLLINNERFESFSEEHQEILLSAAEASVEAERQALYEQEDEYKQILLDDGGEVNEIDQTPFIEIAEPLQDEVAEEIGVTHLLEQIRDMR is encoded by the coding sequence ATGTTGAAAAAAGTAGTAATGATGTTGGTACTTCTTACAGCCATTCTCGTGATTGCCGCATGCGGCAACAACAATGAGGAGGTTGACAACACAGGAGCTGCAGACAACAGCAATGAGGAACAAAACAACAATGATCAAAATGCAGACGCTGAAGCTGATGACGGGGATTCCATCAAAATTATAGCCGCTCATAACCAGACGGACCCGGAAAATCCTTATCAGGATGGTTTACTGGCCTTTAAAGAAGCGGCCGAAAGTGAATCTGGCGGTTCAATTGAAGTCGAAGTCCATGCCGGTACACTCGGAACGGATGAAGCAGAACTGGTGGAGAGCTTACAAGTCGGCGGTGCGGACGTTGTCCTCGTATCCCCAGGGTTCATGAGTAATACAGGCATTCGGGAAATTGACCTCTTTGCATTGCCGTACTTGTTTGAGAGCTACGAGCACTGGGAACAAACGGTCGATGGTGAAGTTGGGGACGAGATTGCCCAGATTGTCCAGGAGGAGTCCGATGATCTGTTTAAGATGATTGGCTACTGGACTGCCGGTGTCAGACACTACTACGGCAAACAGCCGCTGGAGTCAATTGACGATCTGGACGGCATGACGATCCGGACGCAGACGTCAGGTGTTGTCGCGGACTTCTGGAGTCAGACAGGCGCAGTTCCGACTGACGTGGATTGGGGCGAACTGTATCAGGCCCTCCAGCAGAATGTCGTTGACAGTGCAGAAAACGCGTACCCGTATTTCGTGCAGCAAAATCACCATGAGACAGACAATGGCCGCTATACAACGGAAACCGGTCATGACTATACAACACGCTTTCTGTTGATTAACAACGAACGGTTTGAATCGTTCTCAGAAGAGCACCAGGAAATTCTGCTTTCTGCTGCTGAAGCATCAGTAGAAGCGGAGAGACAGGCGCTTTATGAGCAAGAAGATGAGTACAAGCAGATTCTGCTCGATGATGGCGGGGAAGTCAATGAAATTGACCAGACACCATTCATTGAGATTGCTGAACCACTTCAAGATGAAGTAGCGGAAGAAATCGGCGTGACACATCTCCTTGAACAGATCAGGGATATGCGTTAA
- a CDS encoding TRAP transporter small permease, giving the protein MRKAVAWIEKVQLMIGVAMLVIFFTAVIIQVSTRFLGISVIWTGDVARYSFIWAIFMGASVMIYRKEHFKFDFLYTKFKGRLRASLSLFNDTVIFLFSFALFYYGIDAVTNFWNYNWASLNFMKMGYVWIAVPVMGLTMMIYMAEHIVDDIKGLLKKEAKQ; this is encoded by the coding sequence ATGAGAAAGGCTGTTGCTTGGATTGAAAAAGTTCAACTGATGATTGGTGTCGCGATGCTGGTGATCTTCTTTACGGCCGTGATCATCCAGGTATCCACGCGATTTTTGGGGATTTCTGTGATCTGGACTGGTGATGTGGCCAGGTATTCATTCATCTGGGCGATCTTCATGGGCGCATCCGTTATGATCTACCGTAAGGAACATTTCAAATTTGATTTCCTGTATACGAAGTTTAAAGGAAGGTTAAGGGCTTCGTTAAGTCTCTTTAACGATACGGTCATTTTTCTGTTCAGTTTCGCCTTGTTTTACTATGGCATTGATGCAGTCACAAACTTCTGGAATTATAACTGGGCTTCTCTGAATTTCATGAAGATGGGTTATGTGTGGATTGCGGTTCCGGTCATGGGACTCACGATGATGATCTATATGGCGGAGCATATCGTTGACGACATCAAAGGCTTACTGAAGAAGGAGGCTAAACAATGA
- a CDS encoding TRAP transporter large permease: protein MIGWFLIATFVILMFIGVPIAFVIGIVSFVGILNIDYIPEVRVPVSMLNGLNSFVLLAVPLFILTANLMNSGKISQKLIDFALSIVGHIRGGLAHANILVSMMFAGVSGASQADTAGVGKVLIPNMKKQGYDAETSVGITAASSTVGVIIPPSIPMIIFAGLTNVSVGALFLAGIIPGVAIGLGMMIFVFILSIRRGYPKNQRASLVHFLKLFVQSFPALLTPVILIGGIITGFFTATEAAAFASIYTLLICFFVYRTLKVKDLYGIMVDTLTLSSLSLFALAAASALGELMSYYQLSMIASEFFTNNIDSRWVFILIVVLFFLFIGTFMDAIPAMILFIPVVLPISTAFGIDPILLGLITIISLAVGLVTPPYGLCLLLAAKIGDISIERSFMAVIPYIFIVLFVLLLIVLFPDVMLFTE, encoded by the coding sequence ATGATCGGATGGTTTTTGATTGCAACCTTTGTGATCCTGATGTTCATCGGTGTGCCCATCGCTTTCGTCATTGGGATCGTGTCCTTCGTCGGAATATTGAATATAGACTATATACCGGAGGTCAGGGTTCCTGTCAGTATGCTGAACGGGTTGAATTCATTCGTGTTGCTGGCAGTCCCGCTCTTTATCCTGACGGCCAATCTGATGAATTCCGGTAAAATTTCTCAAAAACTCATTGATTTTGCATTATCCATTGTCGGTCACATCCGCGGCGGGCTGGCACATGCCAATATCCTTGTGTCCATGATGTTTGCCGGGGTATCCGGAGCCTCACAGGCCGATACGGCAGGTGTGGGGAAAGTCCTGATTCCGAATATGAAAAAACAGGGCTACGATGCCGAAACGTCCGTCGGGATAACGGCAGCCTCTTCAACGGTAGGTGTTATTATCCCCCCGAGTATACCGATGATTATCTTTGCGGGATTAACAAATGTCTCTGTCGGTGCTTTATTCCTTGCAGGGATCATTCCGGGGGTTGCGATTGGTTTAGGGATGATGATCTTCGTCTTTATTCTGTCGATTCGAAGAGGCTATCCGAAGAACCAGAGAGCCTCACTTGTTCATTTTCTGAAACTGTTTGTTCAATCATTTCCCGCGCTTTTGACCCCGGTCATTCTGATCGGCGGGATCATCACCGGTTTTTTCACGGCGACTGAAGCCGCGGCATTTGCTTCGATTTATACTTTGTTGATCTGTTTTTTCGTTTACCGCACTCTGAAAGTCAAAGACCTGTACGGGATTATGGTCGATACGTTAACCCTCAGCTCACTGTCCCTGTTTGCCTTGGCTGCAGCAAGTGCGCTGGGAGAGTTGATGAGTTATTATCAACTGTCTATGATTGCGTCTGAATTCTTCACCAATAACATCGACAGCAGATGGGTGTTCATTCTGATCGTTGTTTTGTTCTTCCTGTTTATCGGGACATTCATGGATGCGATCCCGGCGATGATTCTCTTTATCCCGGTAGTGCTGCCGATTTCCACAGCATTTGGTATCGATCCGATTCTGCTTGGGTTGATTACAATTATTTCGCTCGCTGTCGGTCTTGTGACGCCACCGTATGGTCTGTGCTTGTTACTTGCAGCAAAAATAGGAGACATCTCGATCGAACGTTCATTTATGGCGGTCATCCCGTATATCTTTATCGTACTCTTTGTTCTGTTGTTAATCGTATTATTCCCGGATGTCATGCTGTTTACTGAATAA
- a CDS encoding cupin domain-containing protein, with protein sequence MVKKKVLMAEGNLMMVKVDIKAGFVGDIDYHPEEQLCYVERGIIEFELSGKKRMLRQGDVQYVPANAKHQVKVIDDCTLLDVFTPLRKDLL encoded by the coding sequence ATGGTGAAAAAAAAGGTATTGATGGCAGAGGGAAACTTGATGATGGTCAAGGTTGATATTAAAGCCGGGTTTGTAGGCGACATCGATTACCACCCGGAAGAACAACTCTGCTATGTAGAACGGGGAATCATTGAATTTGAATTATCCGGAAAAAAGCGGATGTTGCGGCAGGGAGATGTGCAATACGTCCCCGCCAACGCGAAACACCAGGTGAAAGTCATTGACGACTGCACGCTCCTCGATGTCTTCACCCCCCTTCGAAAAGATCTTTTGTAA
- a CDS encoding lysoplasmalogenase: MKKRLNVVLPVLVVLTGLVYIFLIPEDPQLVKVLFKVIPMALIIFYAFLRLPERSFRTAFHRLMMTGIIVCILADAVIAYSFIAGLAIFLLGHVFYLAGFMLRTSGTRVKWFATVPIALYSYVLASQLLGALAGRGDTVMMGALLFYIVVISVMVLFAVLTGNLWVIMGSILFYFSDTLIAWNRFITDIEHSAVFIMSL, from the coding sequence ATGAAGAAGAGGCTCAATGTTGTGCTGCCGGTACTGGTTGTGCTGACGGGTCTGGTGTATATATTTTTAATCCCGGAAGATCCGCAGCTGGTGAAGGTGCTGTTCAAGGTGATTCCGATGGCACTGATTATCTTTTATGCGTTTTTGCGCTTGCCGGAGCGCTCTTTTCGCACGGCGTTTCACAGGCTGATGATGACGGGGATCATCGTCTGCATTCTGGCCGATGCGGTGATTGCCTATTCGTTCATAGCGGGTCTCGCGATCTTTCTACTTGGCCATGTGTTCTACCTGGCAGGCTTTATGCTCAGGACTTCGGGGACACGGGTGAAGTGGTTTGCCACTGTTCCCATCGCGCTGTATTCCTATGTCCTCGCTTCACAGCTTTTGGGAGCCCTTGCGGGAAGAGGGGATACGGTGATGATGGGGGCGCTACTCTTTTACATCGTCGTGATTTCCGTGATGGTCCTGTTCGCTGTCCTGACCGGCAACCTCTGGGTAATTATGGGGAGCATCCTGTTTTATTTTTCCGATACGCTGATCGCCTGGAACCGGTTCATCACCGATATTGAACATTCCGCCGTCTTTATCATGAGCCTCTAA
- a CDS encoding YveK family protein, which yields MEETISLKDIYTTLRKRLVLIIVITVLCAAGAWAYSSYLVTPMYSSSAQLLVNHTDTDFESLSSGDIRTNRDLIDTYSVVLVSPRILEPVKENLELNRTTGALGNQIQVTSEGNSQVMRIQVEDANPENAAVIANELGTVFQQEIPQIMNVNNVSILSEATPDASPVSPNVELNSTIGLVIGLMISTGLAFLLAFLDTRIHTEEHVTKELGLPLLASVSHMDQKNVKKGRNLVSKKVKEGSRYGT from the coding sequence ATGGAAGAAACCATTAGTCTAAAAGACATTTATACGACGCTGCGAAAGCGGCTGGTCCTGATCATTGTCATCACAGTGCTTTGTGCAGCGGGAGCCTGGGCCTACTCATCCTATCTCGTGACACCGATGTATTCGTCTTCAGCCCAGCTGTTGGTCAATCACACGGATACGGATTTCGAGAGCCTCTCCTCCGGAGATATCCGGACGAACCGGGACCTCATTGATACATACAGCGTGGTGCTTGTTTCACCACGTATTCTCGAACCCGTAAAGGAAAACCTGGAACTGAACCGCACCACAGGTGCGCTCGGTAATCAGATTCAGGTGACCAGTGAAGGGAACTCCCAAGTGATGCGCATTCAAGTAGAGGACGCCAACCCGGAAAACGCAGCGGTCATCGCCAATGAACTGGGCACGGTTTTTCAACAGGAGATCCCGCAGATTATGAATGTCAACAACGTCTCGATCCTCTCAGAAGCCACACCGGACGCATCACCTGTCAGTCCGAATGTGGAACTCAATTCCACGATTGGTCTTGTGATCGGGCTCATGATTAGTACAGGCTTGGCGTTCCTCCTCGCATTTCTGGATACACGCATCCATACAGAAGAGCATGTGACTAAGGAATTGGGCTTGCCGCTGCTTGCAAGTGTTTCCCACATGGATCAAAAAAACGTGAAAAAAGGACGCAACCTGGTATCGAAAAAAGTGAAGGAGGGTTCGCGATATGGGACGTAA
- a CDS encoding CpsD/CapB family tyrosine-protein kinase, with protein MGRKQKKRALKSITSKPQLITETDPRSPIAEQFKTLRTNIQFSSYDHALQTMVITSSSPGEGKSTVAANLAVVLAQQDKKVLIIDGDLRKPTVHYTFRIPNKTGLSSVITGQALLDDVIIASQTERVHVLPSGPVPPNPSEMLSSNRMAMLLDEVKVNYDYIVLDTPPVNAVTDAQILGKMCDGVILTLRSGVTETEEALDAKRALEATGAKILGAVLNDLAVEQSKYHYYYGAESS; from the coding sequence ATGGGACGTAAACAGAAAAAACGGGCGCTGAAATCCATAACATCAAAGCCCCAGCTGATTACAGAAACCGATCCCCGCTCTCCGATCGCGGAACAATTCAAAACACTGCGGACAAATATCCAGTTCTCCTCCTACGACCATGCCCTCCAGACGATGGTGATAACATCCTCCTCTCCAGGTGAAGGAAAATCGACCGTCGCTGCCAACCTCGCGGTGGTCTTGGCACAACAGGACAAGAAGGTCCTGATCATTGACGGGGACTTGCGAAAACCGACGGTGCATTATACGTTCCGCATTCCCAATAAAACAGGACTCTCTTCGGTGATTACCGGTCAGGCACTCCTCGATGATGTGATCATTGCCTCGCAAACAGAAAGGGTGCACGTCCTCCCGAGCGGTCCGGTGCCGCCAAACCCCAGTGAAATGCTCTCATCGAACCGCATGGCAATGCTCCTTGATGAAGTGAAGGTGAACTATGACTACATTGTCCTCGACACACCGCCGGTCAATGCCGTGACGGACGCGCAGATTCTCGGCAAGATGTGTGACGGGGTGATCCTGACGCTTCGAAGCGGGGTGACGGAAACCGAGGAAGCGCTTGATGCCAAAAGGGCCCTTGAGGCAACCGGGGCCAAAATCCTGGGTGCCGTGCTGAACGACCTTGCCGTGGAACAGTCTAAATACCACTACTATTACGGAGCGGAATCGTCTTGA
- a CDS encoding tyrosine-protein phosphatase: MRHGHFLIDLHCHILPGMDDGPQTAEAFWRMAQLADDEGIDYIVATPHHRTERYDNEREQILTAVAYCNSLLSDSELDVRILGGQECRAYPDMAEGLTAGELMTVNDATYQLVEFPSGDVPDYAFQLIYNLHMEGITPVIVHPERNRVIQKDPEILRALIINGAVGQLTAGALTGNFGRRVRKFSELLIEHHLVHLIASDAHDVTRRPFQLKAGYQQIRTLYGEALETAFLARAEDVLVGSGFYQEPPVTPGKRFGLPFRRG, translated from the coding sequence TTGAGACACGGGCATTTCCTGATTGATCTGCATTGCCACATCCTTCCCGGGATGGACGACGGGCCGCAAACAGCAGAAGCCTTTTGGCGAATGGCGCAGCTTGCGGATGATGAAGGCATCGACTACATCGTGGCCACACCGCACCACCGGACAGAACGCTATGACAACGAACGGGAGCAGATTCTCACAGCAGTGGCCTATTGCAACAGCTTATTGTCTGACAGTGAGCTAGATGTCCGGATTCTCGGCGGGCAGGAGTGCCGGGCGTACCCGGATATGGCGGAAGGTCTGACAGCAGGCGAATTGATGACGGTGAACGATGCGACGTATCAGTTAGTTGAATTTCCCTCGGGGGACGTGCCGGACTATGCGTTTCAGCTCATCTATAATTTGCATATGGAAGGCATTACACCGGTGATTGTTCACCCGGAGCGAAATCGGGTGATTCAGAAGGATCCGGAAATACTAAGGGCGTTAATCATCAATGGGGCAGTAGGGCAGTTAACCGCCGGGGCCCTGACGGGCAACTTCGGCAGAAGGGTCCGCAAATTCTCGGAGCTGCTGATTGAGCACCACCTCGTTCACCTGATTGCATCGGATGCACACGATGTGACGAGGCGCCCCTTTCAATTGAAAGCAGGCTATCAGCAGATTCGCACCTTATACGGGGAGGCGCTTGAAACAGCCTTCCTGGCCAGAGCGGAAGATGTCCTCGTTGGCAGCGGCTTTTATCAGGAGCCTCCGGTAACCCCGGGGAAACGATTCGGATTGCCGTTTCGAAGGGGGTAA